TTTTTAGATGGCGCTCCATCGGCTGTTCCAGCTGTCCTCCATGCTGCGCTCCGCCATCGGCGTGACGCTGCGCCGGAACATCGGCCTCTCCGCCGTCGTCTTCAACAAAGCCAAGGACCTGGACCCCATCCAGAAGCTCTTCCTGGACAAGATCCGCGACTACAGCAGCAAGA
The sequence above is drawn from the Oryzias latipes chromosome 2, ASM223467v1 genome and encodes:
- the atp5pf gene encoding ATP synthase-coupling factor 6, mitochondrial, whose product is MALHRLFQLSSMLRSAIGVTLRRNIGLSAVVFNKAKDLDPIQKLFLDKIRDYSSKSKTAGGIVEGGQDYQKNLSEEVSKLQRLYGGGDLNKFPDFKFTEPKFDEGAK